A window of the candidate division WOR-3 bacterium genome harbors these coding sequences:
- a CDS encoding VCBS repeat-containing protein translates to MNRIIILLVMCLTAPLLGQINWTTHTIADNFDGAAWAHALDMDDDDDIDVVGAGWEADAIAWWENDGNENFTEHTIVTNFDGACCVFAVDIDGDNDGDVIATAYFDNTIAWWENNGNVFTQNVVSNTFNGAYSVYATDLDDDGDVDILGAARTANRISWWENDGNQGFTEHVIMSSFSDASSVHAIDVDGDGDTDVLGAAGVGDDIAWWENDGNENFTLHVVAGNFNGATAVYAADIDNDSDIDIIGAGYLANAIVSWENDGTQNFTQHIVASGLNGAGAVHAADLDNNDTLEILGAAWYANTIAYWGSVSGTVTTTFNYAHSVFAKDMDSDGDMDVLGSALNADDITWWESDFVGVEENNIGCVHKPDFGPTIISGQLNLPEGTHYIVYDIAGRQVEPGNLKPGIYFIKSAERIVRKIVRIN, encoded by the coding sequence ATGAATCGTATAATCATACTACTTGTTATGTGTCTGACCGCTCCTCTTCTTGGTCAGATCAACTGGACCACACATACTATCGCCGATAACTTTGACGGCGCCGCGTGGGCCCACGCCCTTGACATGGACGATGACGATGACATTGATGTAGTCGGTGCCGGATGGGAAGCGGACGCCATTGCATGGTGGGAGAACGATGGCAACGAGAATTTTACCGAGCATACCATTGTGACCAATTTCGACGGCGCTTGCTGCGTTTTTGCTGTCGATATCGATGGTGACAACGACGGCGACGTTATAGCCACCGCATATTTCGATAACACAATCGCATGGTGGGAGAACAATGGTAATGTTTTCACCCAGAACGTGGTCTCAAATACCTTCAACGGAGCCTACTCAGTATATGCTACTGATCTGGATGACGACGGCGATGTAGATATCCTCGGCGCAGCACGTACCGCCAACCGCATATCATGGTGGGAGAACGATGGAAATCAGGGTTTCACCGAACACGTGATCATGAGCAGCTTCAGTGACGCTAGTTCGGTCCATGCGATCGACGTGGATGGCGATGGCGACACCGACGTGCTCGGCGCGGCCGGAGTTGGCGACGACATCGCCTGGTGGGAGAACGACGGCAATGAGAATTTCACTCTGCACGTGGTCGCCGGAAATTTCAACGGTGCCACGGCGGTCTACGCGGCCGACATAGATAACGATAGTGACATCGATATCATCGGCGCGGGATACCTTGCAAATGCGATCGTATCGTGGGAGAACGACGGTACGCAAAACTTCACCCAGCACATAGTCGCGAGCGGCCTCAACGGCGCGGGCGCAGTGCACGCGGCCGACCTCGATAATAATGACACCCTGGAGATCCTCGGTGCGGCCTGGTATGCGAATACGATCGCCTACTGGGGCAGTGTCAGTGGGACGGTTACCACCACTTTCAACTACGCCCACTCTGTTTTTGCGAAAGACATGGACAGTGACGGAGATATGGATGTGCTGGGTTCGGCATTGAACGCCGACGACATCACGTGGTGGGAAAGTGACTTCGTGGGTGTCGAGGAAAACAATATCGGGTGTGTTCATAAACCGGATTTCGGCCCGACGATCATATCCGGTCAGCTAAATTTGCCTGAAGGCACCCACTATATTGTTTACGACATTGCAGGCAGGCAGGTTGAACCGGGCAATCTGAAACCGGGCATATATTTCATAAAAAGCGCTGAGCGAATTGTGAGAAAAATCGTGAGAATAAATTGA
- a CDS encoding T9SS type A sorting domain-containing protein, which produces MKHLKVNMRTGVVLLSIFSFASAVVNMSLSPIWQADYGNIPTGAGWGDIDGDGWCDLVVTNGCDYAFRANHVYFNTGAAISTSPGWISTDLEPSDNVAIADLDHDGDLDLVVAQLGYTPWGCPPLPHVAYYNNGGLSTSPTWYSQPGNSFSCAIGDPDGDGDHDIAFAQGDHLTGSMQNVVIYRNNNGTIESAPYWQSDSVYYSVEAAFIDIDQDGDHDLAIGGPYIHVGIFYNNAGSIETSPSWQTHTIVGARQMEFGDFDGDGDHDLAVAGIDEGFFLFENVGGVLDTIPCWSCSEYTQPSCVAWADVDDDGDLDLAAGAWFDPVGIFENTNGVLSSSFVWSYANGGFLQQVAWGDFDEDGLATTAQTFVGDGARKLFYLTHKPIHEITAININGVPVPIDQFCYELAQDWISLALPPALNDTLTIHYTYSRDLDLAVTGSRAMLFENQHSTGITENRTLLTNDCYTGPTIISDQIPLQLDEKTKLYDIMGREISLGQMDPGIYFMRLESGTIKKIVKVR; this is translated from the coding sequence ATGAAGCACCTTAAAGTCAATATGCGTACAGGAGTCGTTCTTCTCTCGATCTTCTCATTCGCATCCGCGGTTGTTAACATGTCGCTGAGCCCGATATGGCAGGCGGATTATGGTAACATTCCAACGGGTGCTGGATGGGGTGACATTGATGGAGATGGTTGGTGTGACCTGGTCGTGACCAATGGTTGTGATTACGCGTTTCGAGCGAATCATGTTTACTTCAACACCGGGGCCGCGATCTCAACCTCACCCGGGTGGATCTCTACTGATCTGGAGCCATCTGATAACGTCGCTATAGCCGACCTCGACCATGATGGTGACCTCGATCTGGTGGTTGCGCAACTCGGTTACACACCATGGGGGTGTCCGCCGTTGCCCCATGTCGCGTACTACAACAACGGCGGATTGTCGACATCCCCGACCTGGTATTCACAGCCGGGCAATTCATTTTCCTGCGCGATCGGTGATCCGGACGGCGATGGAGACCATGATATAGCTTTTGCACAGGGTGATCATCTGACCGGTAGTATGCAAAATGTCGTGATATACCGTAACAACAACGGTACGATCGAGAGTGCACCATACTGGCAAAGCGACAGCGTATACTACAGCGTTGAGGCTGCTTTCATCGACATCGATCAGGACGGAGATCATGACCTTGCCATTGGTGGACCTTACATCCACGTTGGGATATTCTACAACAACGCGGGCAGCATTGAAACATCCCCATCCTGGCAAACGCATACCATTGTCGGTGCTCGGCAGATGGAATTCGGAGATTTCGACGGCGACGGCGATCATGACCTTGCGGTCGCCGGTATCGATGAAGGCTTTTTTCTCTTCGAGAATGTCGGGGGCGTTCTGGATACTATCCCCTGTTGGTCATGCTCAGAATACACGCAGCCGTCTTGTGTAGCGTGGGCTGATGTTGACGACGACGGCGACCTCGATCTGGCAGCCGGTGCATGGTTTGATCCAGTTGGCATTTTCGAAAACACTAACGGCGTCCTCAGCAGTTCGTTTGTTTGGTCGTACGCCAACGGTGGTTTTCTCCAGCAAGTTGCCTGGGGCGATTTTGATGAGGACGGCCTGGCAACCACAGCGCAAACATTCGTCGGTGATGGGGCGAGAAAACTCTTCTACCTAACTCACAAGCCCATCCACGAAATCACGGCGATCAATATCAACGGAGTCCCGGTACCGATTGACCAGTTCTGCTATGAACTCGCTCAGGACTGGATCTCCCTGGCTTTGCCGCCGGCCCTCAATGATACGTTGACAATTCATTACACCTATTCTCGTGACCTCGATCTCGCGGTCACTGGCAGTCGGGCAATGCTCTTCGAGAATCAACACTCTACCGGGATCACAGAGAATCGAACACTTCTGACAAACGACTGCTACACCGGACCAACAATAATCTCTGACCAAATACCCCTGCAGTTGGACGAAAAAACCAAATTGTATGATATCATGGGCAGGGAGATAAGCCTGGGGCAAATGGATCCCGGAATTTACTTTATGAGATTGGAAAGCGGAACCATTAAGAAAATTGTCAAAGTAAGATAA
- a CDS encoding VCBS repeat-containing protein — MNRIAILLVLCSTAPLLAQINWTAHTVSNNFDGAWCTVPVDIDDDDDFDILGSAYDANCISWWENDGNQNFYEHAICTGFTGPKGLCAVDLDGDTDIDVVCAGFLCDTLAWWENDGNENFINRHTIVSNWGQPNYVCPADLNEDNEMDLLVTSCQVGKAAWFENNGDQTFTEHIIRTNWQGATYLHPVDLDQDDDIDILGAGPGSGLILWFENNGSQNFTEHIISANWAMPTSVATEDLDDDGDIDFAATSSSGQIAWFENLDSQSFTRHDIASSLYQARSVSTPDLNADGNFDIVCSSRLTHSVKWFESNSSQSFTQHSIAESFYGANHAAVEDMDGDGDLDVLGAAQIANCIVWWENDLIPGIEGNGSLPVEYFDRFPTVISGALPVKPNSEYQILDITGRRIGSTDPQPGVYFIVHDDRDVQKIIKVR, encoded by the coding sequence ATGAATCGTATCGCTATACTACTTGTTCTATGCTCAACCGCTCCACTTCTCGCGCAGATCAACTGGACCGCGCATACTGTAAGTAATAACTTCGACGGTGCCTGGTGCACCGTGCCCGTTGATATCGATGATGACGATGATTTCGATATTCTTGGTTCAGCGTATGATGCGAATTGCATATCATGGTGGGAAAATGACGGCAATCAAAACTTCTACGAACATGCGATCTGCACTGGTTTCACAGGACCAAAAGGTTTGTGCGCTGTCGATCTTGACGGCGACACTGATATCGATGTCGTATGCGCCGGTTTTCTCTGCGATACCCTTGCCTGGTGGGAGAACGATGGTAACGAAAATTTTATCAACCGGCACACAATCGTCTCTAACTGGGGACAGCCAAACTACGTCTGCCCGGCTGACTTGAACGAGGACAATGAAATGGACCTGCTCGTCACATCATGTCAGGTCGGCAAAGCAGCGTGGTTCGAAAATAATGGAGACCAGACATTCACTGAGCACATAATCAGAACAAATTGGCAGGGGGCGACATACCTTCACCCGGTCGACCTCGACCAAGACGACGACATTGACATACTCGGCGCCGGACCTGGCTCTGGCCTGATCTTGTGGTTCGAGAACAACGGAAGTCAAAATTTCACAGAACACATCATCAGCGCAAATTGGGCAATGCCGACCTCAGTGGCTACCGAAGATCTCGACGACGATGGCGATATCGATTTTGCCGCGACTTCAAGTTCTGGTCAGATCGCCTGGTTCGAGAACCTTGACAGCCAGTCTTTCACCCGTCACGATATTGCCTCGTCTCTTTACCAGGCACGCAGCGTTAGCACGCCGGATCTGAATGCCGACGGTAACTTTGATATCGTATGTTCCTCAAGATTGACTCATTCCGTAAAATGGTTTGAAAGTAACAGCAGTCAAAGTTTCACACAGCATTCCATTGCTGAGAGTTTCTATGGCGCAAATCATGCTGCCGTCGAGGACATGGACGGTGATGGCGATCTGGATGTACTCGGCGCCGCGCAGATTGCCAACTGCATAGTATGGTGGGAGAACGATCTGATTCCCGGTATTGAGGGAAACGGTAGCCTTCCGGTCGAATACTTTGATCGTTTTCCCACGGTCATCAGTGGTGCCTTGCCGGTAAAACCTAACTCCGAATACCAAATCCTCGATATCACGGGACGTCGCATTGGATCGACTGACCCGCAGCCCGGGGTCTATTTCATCGTACACGATGACCGGGATGTACAAAAGATCATCAAGGTGCGATAA